The sequence ATGAGATTGCCGCGCTATCGCTCGCAATGACAAAGTGGTGGGACACCCGAAATTTTAACCAATGTTTCCGCCATATAAACCTTTGTAATTTGCGTTCTATTGCTTTATTTGCCTGTATAAACCAATACTAAATTATTTAATAACGGCAATCTGTTTATCTACCTGCACCAGGCAATAAACACCTGCCTTAAACTTTGTAACCATGACCGCATTTAAAAAGAATTTCATTGGCTTCGCATTTGCACTGCTGGCCATTATTTGTGTAAACATTGCCGCTAAGGCACAGGACAAGATAGAAGGCCTGTGGTATAATGCGGAAAAAACCGGCAAGATCGATATTAAAAAAGATGCCAACGGCAAATTCAACGGCAAGGTAGTTTGGCTGAAAGAACCATTAAAAGACGGCAAACCCAAGCTTGACGAAATGAACAGCGACGAGAAGCTGCGTACGCGTCCGCGTTTAGGTCTGCCCGTACTGAACGGCTTTGTAAAAGATGGCGAAAATAAATACACCGATGGTACCATTTACGATCCGCTGAACGGCAAAACCTATTCCTGCAAAATGACCTATAAAGGCAAAACGCTGGATATCCGCGGGTATATCGGTATATCGCTCTTCGGGCGTACTACTACGTGGACGCGGGCGGAGTAGGGAGAGGTGGCAATTTAACCACAAAGGGCGCAAAGATTTTTGCACGAAGACCACAAAGCCTTAGTGACCTGTTAAAAAGTAAAAGAAGAGGAATTTATTCTTTGTGCTCTTTGTGATTTTCCCTCTGTGCTCTTTGTGGTTAGATCACCACCACAACAAAATATAAAACAACAAGCATAAAAAATGAGTGTTAAACGAGTAATAAAAAAAGTAGCCGTGCTGGGTTCAGGTGTGATGGGGAGCAGGATAGCCTGCCACTTCGCCAATATTGGAGTACAGGTGCTGCTGCTGGATATTGTACCAAAAGATGCCGCTGCCGATAAAAAAAGCAGGAATAAGATCGTAGACGATGCGCTGGCATTCGCGCTGAAATCTAACCCATCGCCTATTTACCTTAAGTCGTTCGCTAAGCGTATCACTACCGGCAATTTTGACGATGATATGCCCAAAATTGCCGAATGCGATTGGGTGATAGAAGTAGTAGTGGAGCGCCTGGATATCAAACAACAGGTATTTGCCAAAGTAGAGCAGTTCCGCAAGCAAGGTATGCTCATCACCAGCAATACATCGGGTATACCTATTCACCTGATGACCGAAGGCCGTAGCGACGACTTTAAGAAACACTTTTGCGGAAGCCACTTCTTTAACCCGCCTCGTTATCTGAAACTGCTGGAGATCATTCCAACAAAAGATACGCTGCCCGAGGTTACAGATTTCCTGATGCACTTCGGTGAGAAGTTCCTGGGCAAGACCACCGTATTGGCCAAAGATACTCCCGCCTTTATCGGCAACCGTATCGGGGTGTTCAGTATCATGAGCATCCTGCATTATGTGGAGAAGACCGGTATGACAGTTGAAGAAGTGGATAAGCTGACCGGCCCGGTTATCGGTCACCCCAAATCGGCTACGTTCCGTACCACGGATGTGGTGGGTTTGGATACAATGATCCATGTAGCTAATGGCCTGCACGAAAACGCGCCCAATGACGAGGCTAACGCCCTGTTCAACATCCCCGCATATGTAAGCGGGATGCAAACGAACAACTGGCTGGGCAGCAAGACCAATCAGGGTTTCTACAAAAAAGAGAAAGTTAACGGCAAGAACGAGTTCTATGCCTTAGACCTGAAAACGCTGGAATACAAGCCATCGCAAAAAGTAAAATTCCCGGTGCTGGAAACCACCAAAACGGTGGATAATATGAGCGACAGGCTGAAAATGTTGTTCGCTGCGAAAGATAAGGCTGGTGATTTTTACCGTGATGTATTTTTCCAGTTGTTCGCTTATGCTAGCAACCGTATCCCCGAGATATCCGACGAGTTATACAAAATAGATGCCGCCATGAACGCCGGTTTCGGCTGGGAAATGGGGCCGTTCGAAAAATGGGATGCCTTGGGTGTGGAATCTACGGTTAAAGCCATGGAAGCCGCGGGTAACAAACCTGCGCAATGGGTATACGATATGTTGGAAAGCGGCGCTAGGTCGTTCTATAAAGTAGAGGACGGGCATAAAAGGTATTACGATATCCCATCCAAAACCTACAAGATCATCCCGGGTACCGAGCAGTTCATCCTGCTGGATAATATTCGAGCCAATAAAACCATCTGGAAGAACAGCGGTACTACCATTACCGATATTGGCGATGGTATCATCAACCTGGAGTTCCATACCAAAATGAATACCATTGGCGGTGAGGTGATAGAAGGCATTAACAAAGCCATCACCCTTGCCGAAAAGGATTATAAAGGTTTGGTGATCAGTAACGAAGGGGCCAACTTCAGCGCCGGTGCCAACGTGGGCATGATCTTTATGATGGCGGTAGAACAGGAGTACGACGAACTGAGCATGGTGATCCGTGCTTTCCAAAATACTATGATGCGTATCCGCTACTCATCTATCCCGGTGGTCATCGCTCCACACCAAATGGCCTTAGGCGGCGGTTGCGAAATGTGTCTGCATGCCGATAAAGTAGTTGCCCATGCCGAAACCTATATGGGCCTGGTGGAGTTTGGCGTAGGCCTGATCCCCGGCGGCGGCGGTACTAAAGAATTCGCTCTAAGGTTATCAGACGAGTTACAGGATGGCGATATCGAAATGAACAACTTCCGTGAGCGCTTCCTTACTATCGGCCAAGCCAAGGTATCCACATCAGCCTACGAAGCTTTTGAACTTGGGTACCTGAAAAAAGGCCGCGATGTGGTAGTCGTATCCGAAAAGCGTTTACTGGCCGAAGCTAAAAATCAATGCTTATTACTGGCCGATGAGGGATATGTACAGCCCATTAAACGTGCCGATATCAGGGTACTGGGCCGGCAGGCTTTAGGTTTGGGGTATGTGGGAGCCAACAGCATGTACAGCGGCAATTATATTAGCGAACACGATGTAAAGATATCGCAAAAACTGGCCTACGTACTTTGCGGCGGCGACCTTTCGCAACCCACCACGGTGAGCGAAGATTACCTGCTTGATCTGGAGCGCGAAGCCTTTTTACAGCTATGCACCGAGCGTAAAACGCTGGAGCGTATACAGAGTATTATTACGGGTGGTAAGGTGCTGAGAAATTAAGTTAGATTCAAGATGTTAGAATCAGGAATAAAGACAAGAGTTGAGCAGTTGCGTCTTGACTCTTGGATCTTTAATTCTTGGTTCTCTAAAAATAAAGCAAATGAACGCATATATAGTGGCGGCCAGCCGCAGCGCAGTAGGTAAGGCAACAAGAGGGGGCTTCAGGTTTACCCGGCCCGATACTTTGGCTGCCGACGTAATTAAGGCGCTGATAGCATCGGTGCCTAATGTTGATAAGGAACAGATAGATGATGTGATAGTAGGTAATGCTACGCCCGAGGCGGAGCAGGGCCTTAATGTGGCGCGACTGATATCGCTGATGGCTTTGGATACCGATAAAGTACCGGGCATGACGGTGAACCGTTATTGCGCGTCAGGCCTGGAAACCATTGCCATCGCTTCGGCCAAGATACATGCCGGGATATCCGATTGCATTATTGCAGGCGGGGTAGAGAGCATGAGCATGCTGCCTATGGGCGGCTGGCGTATCGTCCCTAATACCGATATCGCGCTAAGCAATCCCGATTACTACTGGGGCATGGGTTTAACTGCCGAGGCTGTTGCCAAAGAGTACAATGTTGGTCGCGAGGAACAGGACCTGTTCGCATTCAACTCGCACCAGAAGGCCATAAAAGCTATTGCTGATGGCAAATTTGCCAATGAGATAGTTCCGGTAAACGTGACCGAAGTTTATGTGGATGAAAGCGGCAAGAAAAAGAAGCGCGACTTTACGGTAGCAACCGACGAAGGCCCTCGTGCAGATACATCGCTGGATGCGTTGGCTAAACTGAAACCGGTATTTGATGCCAAGGGTGTGGTTACAGCAGGTAATTCATCGCAAACCAGCGACGGCGCTGCTTTTGTGATGGTGGTATCCGAAAAATTTATGAAGGAAAATAACCTTACGCCAATAGCCCGTATGGTTAACTATGCCGCTGCCGGTGTACCGCCAAGGATAATGGGTATCGGTCCGCTGGTTGCTATACCTAAAGTGCTG comes from Mucilaginibacter mali and encodes:
- a CDS encoding 3-hydroxyacyl-CoA dehydrogenase/enoyl-CoA hydratase family protein; translation: MSVKRVIKKVAVLGSGVMGSRIACHFANIGVQVLLLDIVPKDAAADKKSRNKIVDDALAFALKSNPSPIYLKSFAKRITTGNFDDDMPKIAECDWVIEVVVERLDIKQQVFAKVEQFRKQGMLITSNTSGIPIHLMTEGRSDDFKKHFCGSHFFNPPRYLKLLEIIPTKDTLPEVTDFLMHFGEKFLGKTTVLAKDTPAFIGNRIGVFSIMSILHYVEKTGMTVEEVDKLTGPVIGHPKSATFRTTDVVGLDTMIHVANGLHENAPNDEANALFNIPAYVSGMQTNNWLGSKTNQGFYKKEKVNGKNEFYALDLKTLEYKPSQKVKFPVLETTKTVDNMSDRLKMLFAAKDKAGDFYRDVFFQLFAYASNRIPEISDELYKIDAAMNAGFGWEMGPFEKWDALGVESTVKAMEAAGNKPAQWVYDMLESGARSFYKVEDGHKRYYDIPSKTYKIIPGTEQFILLDNIRANKTIWKNSGTTITDIGDGIINLEFHTKMNTIGGEVIEGINKAITLAEKDYKGLVISNEGANFSAGANVGMIFMMAVEQEYDELSMVIRAFQNTMMRIRYSSIPVVIAPHQMALGGGCEMCLHADKVVAHAETYMGLVEFGVGLIPGGGGTKEFALRLSDELQDGDIEMNNFRERFLTIGQAKVSTSAYEAFELGYLKKGRDVVVVSEKRLLAEAKNQCLLLADEGYVQPIKRADIRVLGRQALGLGYVGANSMYSGNYISEHDVKISQKLAYVLCGGDLSQPTTVSEDYLLDLEREAFLQLCTERKTLERIQSIITGGKVLRN
- a CDS encoding DUF2147 domain-containing protein, whose protein sequence is MTAFKKNFIGFAFALLAIICVNIAAKAQDKIEGLWYNAEKTGKIDIKKDANGKFNGKVVWLKEPLKDGKPKLDEMNSDEKLRTRPRLGLPVLNGFVKDGENKYTDGTIYDPLNGKTYSCKMTYKGKTLDIRGYIGISLFGRTTTWTRAE
- a CDS encoding acetyl-CoA C-acyltransferase, translated to MNAYIVAASRSAVGKATRGGFRFTRPDTLAADVIKALIASVPNVDKEQIDDVIVGNATPEAEQGLNVARLISLMALDTDKVPGMTVNRYCASGLETIAIASAKIHAGISDCIIAGGVESMSMLPMGGWRIVPNTDIALSNPDYYWGMGLTAEAVAKEYNVGREEQDLFAFNSHQKAIKAIADGKFANEIVPVNVTEVYVDESGKKKKRDFTVATDEGPRADTSLDALAKLKPVFDAKGVVTAGNSSQTSDGAAFVMVVSEKFMKENNLTPIARMVNYAAAGVPPRIMGIGPLVAIPKVLKAAGMKQQDIDLIELNEAFASQSLAVIKGLDLNPDIINVNGGAIALGHPLGCTGAKLSVQLFNELKRRDKKYGMVTMCVGTGQGAAGIFELL